The genomic stretch ACGACGACGTAGTAGTCGGCGCTGTCGTCGGCGCACGGCGACACGTTGTCGACCGGGGTGCCGGTCCAGCACGGGCACTGGCCGGTGAGCACGCCGCCGATCGCGGACCGCAGGTCGGTGGCCCACTCGATCGTCGTGAACTGCCCCGGCGGCGTGATCGCCGTGCCGCAGTCGCCGCGGAACGCCCGGATGCGGAACTCGTCGCCCGGGTTACCGATGAACTTCGCGTTGACGTGGTAGTTGTCGCAGGAGCTGTCGGGGGTGTCGACGCCGCGGAACCGGTACCAGACCTGGCGGCCGTTGGGGATGTTGCCCATCACGTTCATCGCCTGGCCGACGTCGGAGAGGTTGCCGACGTCGATCGCCGTGCCGCACGACGTGCCCTGGCCCAGCACCGGCGCCGCGACGCACTCGCAGCCGGGCACGGTCGGGTCGAGATCGAAGTTGCCGTCGGGGCACACGCACGATCCCATCATGCACACGTTGCCGGCCTGGGCGCCGGAGCACAGCACCGCGGGGTCGCCGTCGTCGACGGTCATCGAGCAGTCGTCGTCGACGGCGTTGCACACCTCGGGCGCGCCGGGGTGGACGTCGGGGTTCTGCTCGTCGCAGTCGGTGCCGGCCGGGTAGGTGTCGCCGTCGATGTCCAGGCCGACCGGGACGCAGACCTCGTTGCGGCAGACCGTCCCGGGCGCGCACATCGGCAGCGGGTCGGGGCCGGGGTGCCGCCGTCGACCGGGCACGCCGGGAACGGCACGCACTGGCCCTCCTTGCAGTAGGTCAGGCCCGGGCAGGTCACGCCGGCGCAGGCGTCGACGGTGCCGTCGGTCGGGTCGCCGACGTCGCCGCTGGCGTCGGCCTCGCCGCCGGACTTGCTCGACGCGCACGCGCCCAGCGCCACCGAGGCCAGCGCGAGCAGACACGTGCGGACGGCCCCCAGGGTGGTCATCGCGGCGAGCGTACCGCAACCGCGCGACCGGATCCAAGGCTATCCTGGGGTGGTGGTGATCCGCGCCGCCCGCCGCCGGACCGCGCCGTGAAGGCCCTGATC from Myxococcales bacterium encodes the following:
- a CDS encoding putative metal-binding motif-containing protein, which encodes MCAPGTVCRNEVCVPVGLDIDGDTYPAGTDCDEQNPDVHPGAPEVCNAVDDDCSMTVDDGDPAVLCSGAQAGNVCMMGSCVCPDGNFDLDPTVPGCECVAAPVLGQGTSCGTAIDVGNLSDVGQAMNVMGNIPNGRQVWYRFRGVDTPDSSCDNYHVNAKFIGNPGDEFRIRAFRGDCGTAITPPGQFTTIEWATDLRSAIGGVLTGQCPCWTGTPVDNVSPCADDSADYYVVVERTTGGTDTCAAFNLELSNGLYDWQ